A window of Chlorobium phaeobacteroides DSM 266 genomic DNA:
CGGCGCTCGAAAATGCCGTAGTATTTGCCCGGATTTTCATCCTTGCGCAGCTCCTCAGTTTCCCAGCCGTCCAGCAATGCTTCCGGTACCGGGTGTTTCGCATCTGGACGTTCTGAAGGCGAAATGAATTCGAGTTCAGCGTGCAGCCGGTAGGCCACATCCCGCAGAAACAAGCCCGCTCGTTGTTGACGCGCCACTTCGATAAAAATGCAGTCGCTCCGCTCGCTTGCGGTCTGGCCGACCTCGTTGCGCCGAACCGAAATCCACTTGATCGGGTTCAGCACCTCGATCTTGCGAATCCGCCAGCGAATCGCCGGTTTCCAGAAAATCGCCTCGAAAATTCCCCGTGTCGCCGAAGGGGTGATGACGTCGTAGCTGACCCGCTCGACCTTCATTTCAGGTCGGGTAAAGCAGGCGTAATCACCCTTGACTTCGAGACAGAATTGTTTATTCCAATGCTCCATAGAGTGTTTCTCCTTGTTGAGCTTAGTAGACAAAATTTAGCGTGGCGTCGATATTCAGGCCGAATACCGGATCATACAGGCTATCCGCCGTTTGCACCCAGACACCGTTGACCTCTTCGATCAGGCCATTTCCCCTCAGTTGCTTCAGATCAGGATCATATACATTCACCGCATAGCGCTGAAGTTGCCGCATCAGTTTTCGGTTCGAACCACCAAAACGCAGTTGATCGATCAAGGCAACAATATTTGCTTTCCCGTCTCTATATCTGACGATAATACCGTGTTGCAGCGTATCATCGATGAGTTTGAAGCGCTTGGCTGCCGTACGAAACTGTATCTGATACTTGAGGGCATCGTTTCCGGCGAGCAAGTCCATGATCTGCTCCGTGTCAAATCCGTTCAGACCGCTGAAATAGCGGATGAAATAGCGACTGAACGCTTCCGGCATGAGCGATGAAGCCAGTTCCGGATCCGTGCGAAAGAGCTCCTGAGCTGCGTTTTCAGCTTTCATCAATCTGCCCGATGGCGAAGGCTTTGGTGGGTTGAACACAACCACATCGCCACACTCAAGTCTTCCTTCACGATTGCACCTCCCCGCTGCCTGTGCGATGCTGTCGAGGCCGCTGAACGAGCGGTAAACCGTCGGGAAATCGATATCAACGCCAGCTTCGAGCAACTGCGTGCTCACAACCCTCACCAGCTCGCCCGTCATAAGTTTCGACTTCACTTCGGAAATCACCTTGCTGCGATGCTCCGGGCACATCAGGGCGGAGAGATGAACTGTCCCTGCAGGCATTTGCGCATGAAGCTCCCGGCAATCCTTGCGGGTGTTGACAATGCATAAAACCTGCTCGTGCTCTTGAAGCTGCCTGGCAATCTCCGTCCACTCATACCGTTCACCGGCTTGGCCGAGCATCCGCACCCGGACACGTTGGAAAACGCTGAACAGTTTTTCCGGATCGGACATCAATTCGCGCACACTGCCGCCCTCAAAACCGTTTAGAATATCTTTACCTGTTCCAACCTTTCCGCTCAAAACCGGCTGGGTGGCCGTGCAGAGCACGACCGAAGCCCTGAAATACGTACTCAGCGATTTGATTACGGAAACGATCGGTTGCAGAAAATCGGTAGGCAGCATCTGCGTCTCATCGAGCACGACAACTGAATTGACGATGTTATGCAGCTTGCGGCACGCCGAGCTTCTGGCCGCGAAGAGTGACTCGAAAAGTTGCACATTGGTGGTCACAATGATCGGAGCATCCCAATTTTCGGTAGCAAGCCGAGACTCGGCAGTTTCCCTTGCCGGATCGAGATTGCTGTGATGTTCAAGCACGGTGTCATCCCCGAACACTTCGCGATAAACCGCCGCAGTTTGCTCAATAATGCTTGTGTAGGGAATCGCTACGATGATCCGCTTTTTGCCGTGCCTGATGGCGTGTTCGAGCGCGAAGGCCATCGATGCGAGGGTTTTGCCGCCGCCGGTGGGTACGGTCAGCGAAAAAAGTCCAGGTTCCAGCGAACGCCCTTTATCGCGGCACTCCCGAAGAATCTCTTTTCGCGCCCGGTTTACAGGCGTATCCAAAGCTCCATTCTCTTTGGCGGCCATGTACACGTCTAAACGCTCTCTCAGCATTACCAGATCAACTTCGTTCGGACGAAGTTCGGATTTCTCCGGATTCATGAACCGTTCGGTATCGAGAAAGTCCGCATCGACGAGGCAGGAGTAAAGCATACGAATCCAAAGGTGTACCAGCTCCGAACCGCCATCCTGGCTTTTACACGGCAACGACGATGGCAAGGCCGTATTCAGAATGTTTTCGGGAGGGTTACCTTTCAAGGCATTCATCAGATGCTCGGGATTACTCAAGCGCTCGGACAGCGGGTCACCTTTGGTTCCGGGTTCCTTGTGCCAATCCGGCAACCCGGTGTGGTGTCCGGCAATGAGATAGCCAAGAATTCTTCCGATCCACTTGTTTTTGTCGGTGGCAAGTATCGCACCGGCTGCTGAGTGGTCAATCCTGCCCATCTGAATCCTCCAGATAATCGCCGTTGCTCTTCCGGATATAATCCTGCCAGCGTGGATTATACTTTCCCAGATCATGCAGGAGCCCGGCAGCCATTGCCCAATCTGCATTGCCGAATTCACTGGCAAAACCCGTGGCTATCGTTGCAACACCGGCAAGATGATCGTTCAGTTCATGTTCGAGCCATTCGTCGGATTCATTCTGCCGAAGATGGGCTACAGGTTTTCGTTCTTTATTCATTGCCTTCGAATTTGTTACGATTTATCAATTCCGTCATCGCATACATCTCACCCATCCCTTTCACCTCTTTCCTGATCAATTCCCGAAGCTCTTCAGGTTCAAGCACTTCTGCTTCTTTGCCGTAACGCATGACCCAGCGCTTGACTGCATCGAGTGCGGCGACGTTCAGGTTCAGGGTAACGGAACCATCCTCGTGTTCCTCGATCTGTTGAGTCGGATGCCAGCGGTGCTCCTTTATCCACTGCGACTGGTACGGGGTAAAGCGTATGACGATTGTATGCTCTTCGACGCCGGAACATTGATCGAAGGTCTGTTCGAGATAGTGTTCGATAGAAAAGGATTCCGGAATGGAGAACTCGCTTGCGTCGGGTGCGAGAGTTATGATTCTGTTGACGGCGAAGGTTCTTATCCCTTGTCGCAGTTCGCAGTAGGCAATGAGATACCAGGTGCTTGTTGATTGATCGAAGTGCAACCGGTAAGGGTGAACCGTCCGCTCGGTTTCTGCCTGATTTGACGATGCGTGATAGGTTATGGCGACTTTCCGGCTGGTACGGATAGCTTCTTCGAGCTGTGCAAAATTTTTTGTATTGATTTGGGAAGAGGCTGGTTGTTCAAACGAATAGATGTCAAAGATGCCGTTTTCAGAGTTTGATGTCGGCAAATACTGCAGAACCTTGTCGAGCGCACTGCTTATTTCATTGTAATAGGGTGTTCCCTGATACTGAGAGAGCACTTTTTTTGTAGCTATGAGGGCAGCGGCTTCCTCTCTGTTAAGAAACGAGGAGGCAAGAAAAGACCAGTGCTGTTTATAGAAATAGCCTTTTTTCTTCTTGTCGTAATCAATAGGCGCATTGAGCACGTCGCGCATGTACTCGATGTCACGCTGTATGCTTTTGCTGCTCACTTCAAAAAAGCAGGCAACCTTGCTGCAATTTGGATAGCATGTATTGCGGAGTTCCCTGTCGATGTACTGCATGCGGAGCAGCGGCGGTCTTGACTGTCTCATTGCTGGATTGCTTCAGGTTAAGAAACCAACTTACAGCGCGACATAGGACAAAAGCTGTCTGACAAAGAAAATACTTTCACAATATCAGTAAAATTCATTTATCAAGCAGAACATTACACATCATTTTCGAGTATATTTTCGCGATCCGATCGATGTAATACGGAATGAGTTGGTTTTTGAATGCGCGATTCGTCATAAACTTTTCGAATCCGGGGGGAGCGGATAAGGAATTCATCTGTCTTGTTGTGAGCAGCGTATAACGTTGGTCTCTGTAACAAACGCACGATAGTCGCTGTATGAATCAAGATTGCTTATGACGATTGGCTTGCTTTGTTGATTTCAGCCCTCGCTTGAAACTTCTGATGCGTTTGAAGGGCTTTGAGACCCTGAAGCGTTTATGAAGGCTCTCGATGGCGGACATTTCAGGCAGGTTGCCGGCAATACAGTTCCGAAGAGAGAGCGCATTGAGAAGGAGTGGTGATGGGCTTAAATCCTCCCCAGCGCCTCAACCAGCCACTCAAACCCGATCTTCTCCTGCTCCAGCCGTATCTGGCCACCCAGCTCATTTCGACGTAACTGATCATAAAGCGCACGCTCTTCAGCGGTCAGGCGCGAGAGCGTACCGGTTTCGGGAGATGGTTCAGCGCCCCAAAGCGGTTGGTGCTCCATCAGCGTCTCATGCTCCATCAGAAGAGAGGCGGCCTGCGGAAAGAATCTCCGTAACTGGTTGAGAATTGCCATACCGTGGGTATCGATGTCTCCCCAGTAATGGATCTTCCTGTCACGCATCCACTCGACTGAAGCCATGTTCTCAAAACCATACCCTGCTCCGAAAATCACCATTGCCTCGGGAACCTCAGGGAAGGCCTGGAAATTGATTTCGTTTTCGGTGATGAAGATTTTTGCCTGCAACCAGTCGCGCATCTCCCTTTCGCGATTGTCGCACGATTTTATCGATAATACGATCGGAAAAACTACTGACGTTATCGCCCGTTTCAGCGGTTAATTGCATGCTGGATTTCCCGTACAAGGTGCCGATTTAATTTTTGAAGGAGTGGATTCAGTGCAAAGGTCCTTGCCTGAAAAGAACGGGAGACGTCGCTTTTGTCTGTTTCAGGCTGATGTGTTTTGATGGCCTGAAATTGTTTGTTATACTGTGAAAAGCAGCTGTTTCGACAAAGCAAGTACTGCTCAAGAGTCAGTTATTGATGCATAACGATAATTTACAAACAGTCATCTTTATCCGAAATCTGACTTTTCTTGAAAAGTTGATGAGTGATTTTTGTAAATCCATGTTATGGATATGAAAACCTTGGAGTGCAAAATGAATTTCACTATAGAACAGGAACAAGAATCTGATGGGCGTTGGTTAGCGGAGGTTCCCGAGTTACCGGGAGTTCTTGCTTACGGTGCGACATCGCTGGAAGCAATGTCCAGGGCGGAGGTACTCGCCCTTCGCGTTATTGCTGAACGTCTTGAGCATAACGAAAGTCGCCCCTTTGCCATAAACATTTCCATCCCGGTTATGGCATGAGCCAATGGCCGTCAATTAAAGCCAAGCGTTTACTGGTTGTGCTGTTGCGTCTTGGCTGGGAGGTCAAGCGACAATCCGGTTCGCACAAAACACTTTCCCGTAATGGCTGGCCTGATTT
This region includes:
- a CDS encoding helix-turn-helix transcriptional regulator codes for the protein MRQSRPPLLRMQYIDRELRNTCYPNCSKVACFFEVSSKSIQRDIEYMRDVLNAPIDYDKKKKGYFYKQHWSFLASSFLNREEAAALIATKKVLSQYQGTPYYNEISSALDKVLQYLPTSNSENGIFDIYSFEQPASSQINTKNFAQLEEAIRTSRKVAITYHASSNQAETERTVHPYRLHFDQSTSTWYLIAYCELRQGIRTFAVNRIITLAPDASEFSIPESFSIEHYLEQTFDQCSGVEEHTIVIRFTPYQSQWIKEHRWHPTQQIEEHEDGSVTLNLNVAALDAVKRWVMRYGKEAEVLEPEELRELIRKEVKGMGEMYAMTELINRNKFEGNE
- the cas5c gene encoding type I-C CRISPR-associated protein Cas5c, which gives rise to MEHWNKQFCLEVKGDYACFTRPEMKVERVSYDVITPSATRGIFEAIFWKPAIRWRIRKIEVLNPIKWISVRRNEVGQTASERSDCIFIEVARQQRAGLFLRDVAYRLHAELEFISPSERPDAKHPVPEALLDGWETEELRKDENPGKYYGIFERRARKGQCFNQPYLGCREFSCEFRLVDDLSNEPAPISETRNLGYMLYDLDFQKNVKEPPPAFFRVSMENGVINVPAWDSEEVRK
- the cas3 gene encoding CRISPR-associated helicase Cas3', with amino-acid sequence MGRIDHSAAGAILATDKNKWIGRILGYLIAGHHTGLPDWHKEPGTKGDPLSERLSNPEHLMNALKGNPPENILNTALPSSLPCKSQDGGSELVHLWIRMLYSCLVDADFLDTERFMNPEKSELRPNEVDLVMLRERLDVYMAAKENGALDTPVNRARKEILRECRDKGRSLEPGLFSLTVPTGGGKTLASMAFALEHAIRHGKKRIIVAIPYTSIIEQTAAVYREVFGDDTVLEHHSNLDPARETAESRLATENWDAPIIVTTNVQLFESLFAARSSACRKLHNIVNSVVVLDETQMLPTDFLQPIVSVIKSLSTYFRASVVLCTATQPVLSGKVGTGKDILNGFEGGSVRELMSDPEKLFSVFQRVRVRMLGQAGERYEWTEIARQLQEHEQVLCIVNTRKDCRELHAQMPAGTVHLSALMCPEHRSKVISEVKSKLMTGELVRVVSTQLLEAGVDIDFPTVYRSFSGLDSIAQAAGRCNREGRLECGDVVVFNPPKPSPSGRLMKAENAAQELFRTDPELASSLMPEAFSRYFIRYFSGLNGFDTEQIMDLLAGNDALKYQIQFRTAAKRFKLIDDTLQHGIIVRYRDGKANIVALIDQLRFGGSNRKLMRQLQRYAVNVYDPDLKQLRGNGLIEEVNGVWVQTADSLYDPVFGLNIDATLNFVY
- a CDS encoding CRISPR-associated endonuclease Cas3'', translating into MNKERKPVAHLRQNESDEWLEHELNDHLAGVATIATGFASEFGNADWAMAAGLLHDLGKYNPRWQDYIRKSNGDYLEDSDGQD
- a CDS encoding type II toxin-antitoxin system HicB family antitoxin, which codes for MNFTIEQEQESDGRWLAEVPELPGVLAYGATSLEAMSRAEVLALRVIAERLEHNESRPFAINISIPVMA
- a CDS encoding type II toxin-antitoxin system HicA family toxin, with translation MSQWPSIKAKRLLVVLLRLGWEVKRQSGSHKTLSRNGWPDFVFAFHDGDEIGPKMLARIAKHTGLSPDDL